The following proteins are co-located in the Gossypium hirsutum isolate 1008001.06 chromosome A02, Gossypium_hirsutum_v2.1, whole genome shotgun sequence genome:
- the LOC107935985 gene encoding protein FATTY ACID EXPORT 3, chloroplastic isoform X1 — protein sequence MLSIKNPNPSTGLEPLKRFHRASSSSSSSPMALCSSPSLRLRPPAYRVSLAAPKGFAVGFRSLHSRLPFHHSVVAFAASHEESKHSEMEVEGEKDELEMGSEEESNEAWKQALASFKEQALKLQSVSLEAYEVHSKKALITLKETSEVLKVQAEKARNDLTEVVKEMSEEGKEYLSTAAENSPPEVKEIVETFSSSAEDFNDVSKVHDFHVGIPYGFILSVGGFLSFMVTGSISAIRFGIILGGALLALSVSSLKSHKRGESSPLAIKGQAVISSVLFLRELSLLILRSTLCSFLTTVISGAVVAFYMYKLLSKDKPRLEPGTGN from the exons ATGTTGTCgatcaaaaaccctaaccctagcacCGGTTTGGAGCCCTTGAAGAGGTTCCATcgtgcttcttcttcttcttcttcttctccgaTGGCACTTTGCTCGTCACCGTCGTTACGGCTCAGACCGCCGGCTTACAGAGTCTCTCTCGCCGCTCCCAAAGGATTTGCAGTTGGTTTTCGCTCACTCCATTCACGGCTTCCCTTCCACCATTCCGTCGTCGCTTTCGCAGCTTCTCACGAGGAATCT AAGCATTCAGAAATGGAAGTTGAAGGAGAAAAGGATGAATTGGAAATGGGGAGCGAAGAAGAATCAAACGAAGCATGGAAACAAGCTTTAGCTTCGTTTAAGGAACAAGCTTTGAAGTTGCAAAGCGTATCCCTTGAAGCTTACGAAGTTCACTCCAAGAAAGCTTTGATTACTCTTAAAGAAACTTCGGAGGTTCTCAAGGTTCAAGCTGAAAAGGCAAGAAATGATTTGACTGAAGTAGTCAAAGAAATGAGTGAAGAAGGCAAAGAATACCTCTCAACGGCTGCCGAGAATTCCCCTCCTGAAGTCAAAGAAATCGTTGAGACCTTCTCTTCGTCCGCCGAAGATTTCAATGACGTTTCCAAAGTTCATGACTTTCATGTCGGTATTCCTTATG GTTTTATTCTTTCAGTTGGGGGATTCCTTTCTTTCATGGTGACAGGGAGTATATCTGCCATTAGGTTTGGTATTATTCTAGGTGGAGCTCTTTTGGCATTAAGTGTATCGAGCTTAAAATCTCATAAAAGAGGAGAGTCGTCTCCCCTTGCCATCAAAGGACAAGCAG TGATCTCATCTGTACTATTTTTGAGGGAGTTAAGCTTGCTGATTTTG AGATCAACTCTGTGCTCCTTTCTCACTACCGTAATCAG TGGTGCGGTGGTAGCATTCTATATGTATAAGCTTCTATCGAAGGACAAGCCTCGCTTGGAACCTGGGACTGGAAATTGA
- the LOC107935968 gene encoding phospholipid-transporting ATPase 1 encodes MELHNNDNTYTSFDISRSSSQAQENLSKSRRIRNKSVDFDDNLPYSENPRLIYINDPRRTNDKYEFTGNEIRTSKYTLITFLPKNLFIQFHRVAYLYFLAIAALNQLPPLAVFGRTVSLFPLLFVLCVTAIKDGYEDWRRHRSDRNENNREALVLQVGEFQRKKWKKIRAGEVVKIHADETIPCDMVLLGTSDPSGLAYIQTMNLDGESNLKTRYARQETASSIFEGCNVSGLIRCEQPNRNIYEFTANMEFNGHKFPLSQSNIVLRGCQLKNTDWIIGVVVYAGQETKAMLNSAVSPSKRSKLEGYMNRETFWLSIFLLVMCSVVAVGMGLWLHRHKDELDTLPYYRKTYIREGRENGKTYRYYGIPMEIFFSFLSSVIVFQIMIPISLYITMELVRLGQSYFMIEDKHMYCSNSGSRFQCRSLNINEDLGQIRYVFSDKTGTLTENKMEFRKASVYGKDYRGSNLTDDSLQDNSITDAAVRSRWKLKSEISVDSELMDLLHKDLAGDERIAAHLFFLTLAACNTVIPIVSQDASSSHGSSDSSGEVKTIDYQGESPDEQALVSAASAYGYTLHERTSGHIVIDINGNKLRLDVLGLHEFDSVRKRMSVVIRFPDNTVKVLVKGADSTMFSILADTEKVDQIRQATRSHLTEYSSEGLRTLVVAARDLTDAELEQWQCRYEDASTSLIDRAAKLRQTAALVECNLKLLGATAIEDKLQDGVPEAIESLRQAGIKVWVLTGDKQETAISIGLSCKLLTADMQQIIINGNSEEECRNLLTDAMTRHGVQPANRKKQNSTRRKNSENGYLEIPDDTKSSNVLQQHSGKEEPDVCAPLALIIDGNSLVYILEKDLQSELFDIATSCKVVLCCRVAPLQKAGIVDLIKSRTDDMTLAIGDGANDVSMIQMADVGVGICGQEGRQAVMASDFAMGQFRFLKRLLLVHGHWNYQRVGYLVLYNFYRNAVFVLMLFWYILCTAFSTTSALTDWSSVFYSVIYTSVPTIVVGILDKDLSHKTLLEYPKLYGVGHRHEAYNLQLFWITMIDTLWQSLVLFYIPLFTYKESTIDIWSMGSLWTIAVVILVNIHLAMDIRRWVFITHAAVWGSIIITYACMVVLDSIPVFPNYWTIYHLVKSPTYWLTILLIIIVALLPRFLFKVIHQIFWPSDIQIAREAEILRKVAPNLRSKPDEDSS; translated from the exons ATGGAGCTGCATAACAACGATAACACTTATACAAGCTTTGATATTTCCAGGAGTTCATCTCAGGCTCAAGAAAATTTGAGCAAATCACGGAGGATCCGCAACAAAAGTGTGGATTTTGATGATAATCTTCCGTATTCAGAAAATCCAAGGTTGATCTACATTAATGATCCAAGGAGAACTAATGACAAGTATGAGTTCACTGGGAATGAGATTCGGACCAGCAAGTATACGCTCATCACCTTCTTACCTAAGAATCTTTTCATTCAGTTTCATCGAGTGGCCTATTTGTATTTCCTGGCAATTGCTGCTCTCAATCAACTTCCACCTCTGGCAGTCTTTGGGAGAACTGTGTCTCTTTTCCCACTCTTGTTTGTGCTTTGTGTCACGGCAATTAAAGATGGTTATGAGGATTGGCGAAGACATAGGTCAGATCGGAATGAAAACAATAGGGAAGCATTAGTTCTCCAGGTGGGGGAGTTCCAAAGGAAGAAATGGAAAAAGATAAGAGCTGGAGAGGTTGTCAAGATCCATGCTGATGAGACAATTCCTTGTGACATGGTTTTGTTAGGGACGAGTGACCCTAGCGGACTTGCCTATATTCAGACTATGAATTTGGATGGTGAATCAAACCTGAAGACGAGATATGCTAGGCAGGAAACAGCTTCTTCAATATTTGAAGGTTGTAATGTATCGGGGTTGATCAGATGTGAGCAACCTAATAGGAATATTTATGAGTTCACAGCCAATATGGAGTTCAATGGACATAAATTCCCTCTCAGCCAATCAAACATTGTTTTGCGTGGTTGTCAGCTGAAGAACACTGATTGGATAATAGGTGTGGTGGTTTATGCTGGGCAGGAAACAAAAGCAATGCTAAACAGTGCAGTTTCCCCTTCAAAGCGAAGCAAATTGGAAGGCTACATGAACAGGGAAACATTCTGGTTGTCCATTTTCCTTCTTGTCATGTGTTCTGTTGTTGCTGTTGGTATGGGCCTTTGGCTCCATCGTCACAAGGACGAACTTGATACCTTGCCTTATTACAGAAAAACATACATAAGAGAAGGAAGGGAGAATGGTAAAACATACAGATATTATGGGATCCCTATGgaaatttttttctcctttttaagTTCCGTTATTGTCTTTCAGATAATGATACCAATCTCTCTTTATATTACGATGGAGTTAGTTCGCTTGGGACAGTCTTATTTCATGATTGAAGATAAGCACATGTACTGCAGCAACTCTGGCTCAAGGTTTCAGTGTCGATCGCTGAACATAAATGAGGACTTGGGTCAAATACGATATGTGTTTTCTGACAAAACAGGGACACTCACTGAGAACAAAATGGAATTCCGAAAAGCAAGTGTCTATGGGAAAGATTATAGGGGCTCCAATCTTACAGATGACTCACTACAGGACAATAGCATCACAG ATGCAGCAGTCCGAAGCAGATGGAAGCTTAAGTCTGAAATTTCTGTTGATTCTGAACTTATGGATTTGTTGCATAAAGACTTGGCTGGAGATGAAAGAATTGCTGCACATCTGTTTTTCCTCACCCTGGCTGCGTGTAATACTGTGATCCCAATTGTTTCCCAGGATGCTTCTTCTAGTCATGGAAGTAGTGACTCATCGGGAGAGGTTAAAACTATTGATTATCAGGGTGAATCTCCTGATGAGCAAGCACTTGTTTCTGCAGCCTCTGCTTATGGGTACACTCTTCATGAGCGAACATCAGGTCATATTGTGATTGATATCAATGGCAATAAACTAAG GTTGGATGTTTTGGGGTTGCACGAGTTTGATAGCGTGCGCAAGAGAATGTCAGTTGTTATTAGATTTCCAGACAACACGGTCAAGGTGTTAGTGAAAGGTGCTGATAGCACAATGTTTAGCATTTTAGCAGACACCGAGAAGGTTGATCAGATAAGACAAGCAACTCGAAGTCATTTGACTGAATACTCATCAGAAGGTCTTCGAACTCTAGTAGTTGCTGCAAGGGATCTTACAGATGCGGAACTTGAGCAGTGGCAATGCCGATATGAAGATGCGAGCACTTCTTTAATTGACAGAGCTGCAAAACTACGTCAAACAGCAGCTTTAGTAGAATGCAACTTAAAATTACTTGGTGCTACTGCAATTGAGGATAAGCTACAAGATGGTGTGCCAGAAGCCATTGAGTCTCTTCGGCAAGCAGGAATAAAAGTTTGGGTTCTGACTGGGGATAAACAGGAAACGGCAATTTCTATTGGACTGTCATGTAAACTTCTGACTGCTGATATGCAGCAAATAATCATAAATGGCAATTCAGAGGAAGAATGCAGAAATCTTTTGACTGATGCAATGACTAGACATGGAGTGCAACCAGCAAACAGGAAAAAACAAAACTCGACAAGGAGAAAGAACTCTGAAAATGGTTATCTTGAGATACCGGATGATACAAAATCATCCAATGTGCTACAGCAACATTCTGGAAAGGAAGAACCAGATGTCTGTGCACCCCTGGCACTTATAATTGATGGAAACAGTTTGGTCTATATTTTGGAGAAGGATTTACAATCAGAG CTTTTTGACATTGCAACTTCCTGTAAGGTAGTGCTCTGTTGTCGTGTTGCACCCTTGCAGAAAGCTGGAATTGTTGATCTTATCAAGAGCCGCACTGATGACATGACACTAGCTATTGGTGATG GGGCTAATGATGTTTCAATGATCCAAATGGCGGATGTTGGTGTTGGAATATGTGGTCAGGAAGGACGGCAAGCTGTGATGGCATCAGATTTTGCTATGGGCCAGTTCCGGTTTCTGAAAAGATTACTATTGGTTCATGGTCACTGGAATTATCAGCGTGTTGGTTACTTAGTACTTTACAACTTCTATCGCAATGCTGTTTTTGTGTTGATGCTATTCTG GTACATATTATGCACAGCCTTTTCAACAACTTCTGCATTAACAGACTGGAGTAGTGTATTTTATTCTGTCATATATACCTCTGTCCCTACTATTGTTGTTGGCATTCTTGACAAGGATTTAAGTCATAAAACACTCCTAGAGTATCCTAAACTGTATGGCGTGGGGCATAGACATGAGGCGTATAATCTACAACTCTTCTGGATCACAATGATTGACACACTATGGCAAAGCCTTGTTCTGTTCTATATACCTCTATTCACATATAAGGAGAGCACAATTGATATATGGAGCATGGGCAGTTTGTGGACTATAGCAGTTGTTATTCTTGTTAATATACACTTGGCAATGGACATTCGGCGCTGGGTATTCATTACTCATGCTGCAGTGTGGGGATCAATAATTATCACATATGCCTGTATGGTAGTACTGGATTCTATACCTGTCTTCCCAAATTACTG GACAATCTACCATCTGGTGAAGTCACCCACCTATTGGCTCACCATTTTGCTTATAATAATTGTGGCTTTACTTCCTCGTTTTcttttcaaagttatacatcaGATTTTTTGGCCTTCAGATATCCAAATAGCCAGAGAAGCCGAGATATTAAGAAAAGTGGCTCCTAATTTGAGGTCAAAGCCAGATGAAGACTCCAGTTAA
- the LOC107935951 gene encoding transcription elongation factor TFIIS isoform X1: protein MERELMKLFDAARKAADLAAAASDAVSSKGPEVSRCVDALNQLKTFPVTHDILVSTQLVRKLRPLTKHPTEKIHRMASDLLELWRKIVIEEPSKSEKNGTASAVKVEKIQRLSALKAEKISSTETIKVKEAPNGGSTKHVKVEKKEADGNTATAEKINRGETGKIKKIYIDGKTKAKSAPKLITLVKFNDPLRDKFRKILVEALSKVPSETDEDMLDQVNACDLIWVAVTVESVMFRKMGKSNGTSNIKYRSIMFNMKDPKNPDFRRKVLVGEVNPERLITMTPEEMASEQRQREDKEIKEKALSRDPFKCGRCGKRDTSYYQMQTRSADEPRTTYVTCVNCNNQWEFCERNPDYPSLKM, encoded by the exons ATGGAGAGAGAGCTCATGAAATTGTTTGACGCAGCCAGGAAAGCCGCGGATTTGGCTGCCGCCGCCTCCGATGCCGTTTCCTCCAAGGGTCCCGAAGTTTCTAGATGCGTCGACGCCTTGAACCAGCTCAAGACTTTCCCTGTCACTCACGACATTCTTGTTTCTACTCAG CTCGTGAGAAAGCTTCGACCTCTCACAAAGCATCCTACGGAGAAGATTCATAGAATGGCTTCGGATTTGCTGGAGTTATGGAGAAAAATTGTTATTGAAGAGCCTTCCAAGAGTGAGAAAAATGGCACTGCTAGTGCTGTCAAGGTTGAGAAAATTCAGAGGTTGAGTGCTCTGAAGGCTGAAAAGATCTCCAGTACGGAAACCATAAAG GTTAAGGAAGCGCCTAACGGTGGTTCAACGAAGCACGTCAAAGTTGAGAAAAAGGAAGCGGATGGAAATACAGCAACGGCTGAGAAGATAAATCGCGGAGAGACTGGTAAGATTAAGAAGATTTATATCGACGGGAAAACAAAGGCGAAGAGTGCTCCAAAGTTGATTACATTGGTCAAATTTAATGATCCTTTGCGTGATAAATTTCGGAAGATTCTAGTGGAGGCCTTGTCTAAAGTTCCCAGTGAGACTGATGAAGACATGTTGGATCAAGTGAATGCTTGTGATCTCATCTGGGTTGCGGTAACTGTGGAATCTGTGATGTTCAGGAAGATGGGTAAATCAAATGGCACCAGCAATATTAAATATAGATCGATAATGTTCAACATGAAGGATCCGAAAAATCCAGACTTCAGGAGGAAAGTTCTTGTAGGAGAAGTGAATCCGGAAAGGCTTATCACTATGACCCCAGAAGAAATGGCCAGCGAGCAAAGGCAACGCGAggataaagaaataaaagaaaaagctcTATCTCGCGATCCATTTAAGTGCGGTCGTTGTGGTAAACGGGACACCAGTTACTATCAAATGCAGACTAGGAGTGCAGATGAACCTAGGACAACATACGTAACGTGTGTAAACTGCAACAATCAATGGGAATTCTGTGAGAGGAATCCGGATTATCCGTCATTGAAGAT
- the LOC107935985 gene encoding protein FATTY ACID EXPORT 3, chloroplastic isoform X2 — MLSIKNPNPSTGLEPLKRFHRASSSSSSSPMALCSSPSLRLRPPAYRVSLAAPKGFAVGFRSLHSRLPFHHSVVAFAASHEESHSEMEVEGEKDELEMGSEEESNEAWKQALASFKEQALKLQSVSLEAYEVHSKKALITLKETSEVLKVQAEKARNDLTEVVKEMSEEGKEYLSTAAENSPPEVKEIVETFSSSAEDFNDVSKVHDFHVGIPYGFILSVGGFLSFMVTGSISAIRFGIILGGALLALSVSSLKSHKRGESSPLAIKGQAVISSVLFLRELSLLILRSTLCSFLTTVISGAVVAFYMYKLLSKDKPRLEPGTGN, encoded by the exons ATGTTGTCgatcaaaaaccctaaccctagcacCGGTTTGGAGCCCTTGAAGAGGTTCCATcgtgcttcttcttcttcttcttcttctccgaTGGCACTTTGCTCGTCACCGTCGTTACGGCTCAGACCGCCGGCTTACAGAGTCTCTCTCGCCGCTCCCAAAGGATTTGCAGTTGGTTTTCGCTCACTCCATTCACGGCTTCCCTTCCACCATTCCGTCGTCGCTTTCGCAGCTTCTCACGAGGAATCT CATTCAGAAATGGAAGTTGAAGGAGAAAAGGATGAATTGGAAATGGGGAGCGAAGAAGAATCAAACGAAGCATGGAAACAAGCTTTAGCTTCGTTTAAGGAACAAGCTTTGAAGTTGCAAAGCGTATCCCTTGAAGCTTACGAAGTTCACTCCAAGAAAGCTTTGATTACTCTTAAAGAAACTTCGGAGGTTCTCAAGGTTCAAGCTGAAAAGGCAAGAAATGATTTGACTGAAGTAGTCAAAGAAATGAGTGAAGAAGGCAAAGAATACCTCTCAACGGCTGCCGAGAATTCCCCTCCTGAAGTCAAAGAAATCGTTGAGACCTTCTCTTCGTCCGCCGAAGATTTCAATGACGTTTCCAAAGTTCATGACTTTCATGTCGGTATTCCTTATG GTTTTATTCTTTCAGTTGGGGGATTCCTTTCTTTCATGGTGACAGGGAGTATATCTGCCATTAGGTTTGGTATTATTCTAGGTGGAGCTCTTTTGGCATTAAGTGTATCGAGCTTAAAATCTCATAAAAGAGGAGAGTCGTCTCCCCTTGCCATCAAAGGACAAGCAG TGATCTCATCTGTACTATTTTTGAGGGAGTTAAGCTTGCTGATTTTG AGATCAACTCTGTGCTCCTTTCTCACTACCGTAATCAG TGGTGCGGTGGTAGCATTCTATATGTATAAGCTTCTATCGAAGGACAAGCCTCGCTTGGAACCTGGGACTGGAAATTGA
- the LOC107935935 gene encoding probable WRKY transcription factor 70 produces MSWNTKKAIEELVRGKELTKQLRDLLTKSLTDDGFVNSEDLVLKICDTFANTLSLLTNSNTTTTTAVADYYYNDDFNDVSQKPTINITSDGRKSEDSGDSIKSPPSTHRDRRGSYKRRKCVDSRKKITSALVDDGYAWRKYGQKQILNANHPRSYFRCTHKTDQGCQATKQVQKLEDDPPKYETIYYGHHTCKNMLKSCHFMVEDSTCNNDSSILLSFANNSTLTNKQGNDNPFFSSVKQESKEDYKPISEITYNGSSSSEYLLSPHHHQLSTFDLSSADMTVLSPDHDVLSDVVDSVDLDDLLQF; encoded by the exons ATGTCTTGGAACACAAAGAAAGCAATCGAAGAACTTGTCCGAGGCAAAGAGTTAACCAAACAGCTACGAGATCTGCTCACTAAATCTTTAACAGATGATGGTTTTGTGAACAGTGAAGATCTGGTCCTTAAAATCTGTGACACTTTTGCTAATACCCTTTCCTTATTAACAAACTCTAACACTACTACTACTACTGCCGTCGCCGATTATTATTACAATGATGATTTTAACGACGTTTCTCAAAAACCTACCATTAACATCACCTCCGATGGTCGGAAATCCGAAGATTCCGGTGACAGCATTAAAAGTCCTCCCTCTACGCATAGAGATCGAAGAGGATCTTACAAGAGaag GAAGTGTGTTGATTCAAGGAAAAAAATCACCTCAGCACTTGTTGATGATGGGTATGCATGGAGAAAATATGGCCAAAAACAAATCCTTAATGCCAATCACCCAAG AAGCTATTTTAGATGCACCCACAAGACAGATCAAGGTTGTCAAGCAACCAAACAAGTCCaaaagcttgaagatgatccTCCAAAGTATGAAACAATATACTATGGTCACCATACTTGCAAAAACATGCTCAAGTCTTGTCATTTCATGGTGGAAGATTCAACTTGTAATAACGATTCCTCCATATTACTTAGCTTTGCAAACAACAGTACTCTCACAAACAAGCAAGGCAACGACAACCCTTTTTTCTCATCGGTGAAACAAGAGAGCAAAGAGGATTATAAACCAATCAGTGAAATCACTTACAATGGATCATCATCGTCTGAGTATCTTTTGTCACCTCATCATCATCAGTTGAGTACCTTTGATCTGTCATCAGCTGATATGACAGTGCTGTCACCTGATCATGATGTTCTATCTGATGTAGTAGATTCTGTAGATCTTGATGATTTGCTTCAGTTTTGA
- the LOC107935951 gene encoding transcription elongation factor TFIIS isoform X2 gives MERELMKLFDAARKAADLAAAASDAVSSKGPEVSRCVDALNQLKTFPVTHDILVSTQLVRKLRPLTKHPTEKIHRMASDLLELWRKIVIEEPSKSEKNGTASAVKVEKIQRLSALKAEKISSTETIKVEKIQRLSALKAEKISSTETIKVKEAPNGGSTKHVKVEKKEADGNTATAEKINRGETGKIKKIYIDGKTKAKSAPKLITLVKFNDPLRDKFRKILVEALSKVPSETDEDMLDQVNACDLIWVAVTVESVMFRKMGKSNGTSNIKYRSIMFNMKDPKNPDFRRKVLVGEVNPERLITMTPEEMASEQRQREDKEIKEKALSRDPFKCGRCGKRDTSYYQMQTRSADEPRTTYVTCVNCNNQWEFCERNPDYPSLKM, from the exons ATGGAGAGAGAGCTCATGAAATTGTTTGACGCAGCCAGGAAAGCCGCGGATTTGGCTGCCGCCGCCTCCGATGCCGTTTCCTCCAAGGGTCCCGAAGTTTCTAGATGCGTCGACGCCTTGAACCAGCTCAAGACTTTCCCTGTCACTCACGACATTCTTGTTTCTACTCAG CTCGTGAGAAAGCTTCGACCTCTCACAAAGCATCCTACGGAGAAGATTCATAGAATGGCTTCGGATTTGCTGGAGTTATGGAGAAAAATTGTTATTGAAGAGCCTTCCAAGAGTGAGAAAAATGGCACTGCTAGTGCTGTCAAGGTTGAGAAAATTCAGAGGTTGAGTGCTCTGAAGGCTGAAAAGATCTCCAGTACGGAAACCATAAAG GTTGAGAAAATTCAGAGGTTGAGTGCTCTGAAGGCTGAAAAGATCTCCAGTACGGAAACCATAAAGGTTAAGGAAGCGCCTAACGGTGGTTCAACGAAGCACGTCAAAGTTGAGAAAAAGGAAGCGGATGGAAATACAGCAACGGCTGAGAAGATAAATCGCGGAGAGACTGGTAAGATTAAGAAGATTTATATCGACGGGAAAACAAAGGCGAAGAGTGCTCCAAAGTTGATTACATTGGTCAAATTTAATGATCCTTTGCGTGATAAATTTCGGAAGATTCTAGTGGAGGCCTTGTCTAAAGTTCCCAGTGAGACTGATGAAGACATGTTGGATCAAGTGAATGCTTGTGATCTCATCTGGGTTGCGGTAACTGTGGAATCTGTGATGTTCAGGAAGATGGGTAAATCAAATGGCACCAGCAATATTAAATATAGATCGATAATGTTCAACATGAAGGATCCGAAAAATCCAGACTTCAGGAGGAAAGTTCTTGTAGGAGAAGTGAATCCGGAAAGGCTTATCACTATGACCCCAGAAGAAATGGCCAGCGAGCAAAGGCAACGCGAggataaagaaataaaagaaaaagctcTATCTCGCGATCCATTTAAGTGCGGTCGTTGTGGTAAACGGGACACCAGTTACTATCAAATGCAGACTAGGAGTGCAGATGAACCTAGGACAACATACGTAACGTGTGTAAACTGCAACAATCAATGGGAATTCTGTGAGAGGAATCCGGATTATCCGTCATTGAAGAT